One window from the genome of Cryptomeria japonica chromosome 6, Sugi_1.0, whole genome shotgun sequence encodes:
- the LOC131077529 gene encoding hydroxymethylglutaryl-CoA synthase isoform X2: MDSHPKNVGILAMEVYFPTTCVQQDAMETFDGVSKGKYTIGLGQDCMTFCTDLEDVISMSLTVLTSLLEKYAIDPKQIGRLEVGSETVIDKSKSIKTWLMSIFEKCGNTEIEGVDSTNACYGGTAALLNCVNWVESSSWDGRYGVVVATDSAVYAEGSARPTGGAAAIAMLIGPNSPMAFESKYRGTHMGHAYDFYKPNLASEYPVVDGKLSQNCYLMALDSCYKRLCNKFEKEEKRQFSLLDADYVAFHSPYNKLVQKSFARLLFNDFSRHASSVGRDVQEKLEPYASLSEEESYNSRELEKVSQQVAKPLYDAKVQPSTFLPKLVGNMYTASLYAAFASIIHNKHKSLEGQRVLMFSYGSGLASTMFSLKIREGQHPFTIANIAKVMDLQSKLDSRHEVENMCSRWMFHWY; the protein is encoded by the exons ATGGATTCTCATCCAAAGAATGTTGGGATTTTAGCCATGGAGGTCTACTTTCCCACTACGTGTGTTCAACAG GATGCCATGGAAACTTTTGATGGAGTAAGTAAAGGAAAATATACAATTGGCCTTGGACAAGACTGCATGACTTTCTGCACAGATTTGGAAGATGTGATTTCTATGAG CTTGACAGTTTTAACATCTCTTTTGGAAAAATATGCTATTGATCCTAAACAAATTGGTCGCCTAGAAGTCGGCAGTGAAACTGTTATCGATAAGAGCAAGTCGATAAAGACTTGGTTGATGTCAATTTTTGAG AAGTGtggcaatactgaaattgaagGTGTGGACTCAACTAATGCATGCTATGGTGGAACTGCTGCTCTATTGAACTGTGTTAACTGGGTTGAAAGTAGTTCTTGGGATGGGCGATATGGTGTTGTTGTAGCTACAGATAGCGCA GTCTATGCTGAGGGATCGGCTCGGCCTACAGGAGGAGCAGCTGCTATTGCTATGTTGATAGGACCCAATTCTCCAATGGCATTTGAGAGCAAATACAGGGGAACCCACATGGGTCATGCATATGACTTCTATAAGCCCAATCTTGCTAGCGAGTATCCG GTTGTAGATGGAAAGCTTTCGCAAAATTGCTATCTAATGGCACTTGACTCCTGCTACAAACGACTTTGTAACAA GTTTGAAAAGGAGGAAAAAAGACAGTTTTCTCTTTTAGATGCAGATTATGTTGCATTTCACTCTCCATACAATAAG CTTGTGCAAAAGAGCTTTGCTCGACTATTGTTCAATGATTTTTCCAGACATGCCAG TTCTGTTGGGAGGGATGTACAAGAGAAACTAGAACCCTATGCTAGCTTGTCTGAAGAAGAGAGCTACAATAGCCGTGAACTTGAAAAG GTTTCTCAGCAGGTTGCAAAGCCACTGTATGATGCAAAAGTCCAACCATCAACCTTCTTACCAAAGCTGGTGGGCAACATGTATACGGCATCTCTTTATGCAGCATTTGCCTCCATTATACATAACAAGCATAAGTCACTG GAAGGTCAAAGGGTGTTAATGTTCTCTTATGGAAGTGGTCTTGCTTCAACAATGTTCTCTCTTAAAATTCGGGAAGGTCAGCACCCTTTTACTATTGCAAACATTGCAAAAGTTATGGATCTCCAAAGCAAGCTTGATTCCCGACATGAG
- the LOC131077529 gene encoding hydroxymethylglutaryl-CoA synthase isoform X1, whose product MDSHPKNVGILAMEVYFPTTCVQQDAMETFDGVSKGKYTIGLGQDCMTFCTDLEDVISMSLTVLTSLLEKYAIDPKQIGRLEVGSETVIDKSKSIKTWLMSIFEKCGNTEIEGVDSTNACYGGTAALLNCVNWVESSSWDGRYGVVVATDSAVYAEGSARPTGGAAAIAMLIGPNSPMAFESKYRGTHMGHAYDFYKPNLASEYPVVDGKLSQNCYLMALDSCYKRLCNKFEKEEKRQFSLLDADYVAFHSPYNKLVQKSFARLLFNDFSRHASSVGRDVQEKLEPYASLSEEESYNSRELEKVSQQVAKPLYDAKVQPSTFLPKLVGNMYTASLYAAFASIIHNKHKSLEGQRVLMFSYGSGLASTMFSLKIREGQHPFTIANIAKVMDLQSKLDSRHEFSPEDFVDNLKLMETRYGAKDFVSHSQHKFLRPGTFYLTKVDLMYRRFYAQKLINTNDNCEKEKIANGTFHG is encoded by the exons ATGGATTCTCATCCAAAGAATGTTGGGATTTTAGCCATGGAGGTCTACTTTCCCACTACGTGTGTTCAACAG GATGCCATGGAAACTTTTGATGGAGTAAGTAAAGGAAAATATACAATTGGCCTTGGACAAGACTGCATGACTTTCTGCACAGATTTGGAAGATGTGATTTCTATGAG CTTGACAGTTTTAACATCTCTTTTGGAAAAATATGCTATTGATCCTAAACAAATTGGTCGCCTAGAAGTCGGCAGTGAAACTGTTATCGATAAGAGCAAGTCGATAAAGACTTGGTTGATGTCAATTTTTGAG AAGTGtggcaatactgaaattgaagGTGTGGACTCAACTAATGCATGCTATGGTGGAACTGCTGCTCTATTGAACTGTGTTAACTGGGTTGAAAGTAGTTCTTGGGATGGGCGATATGGTGTTGTTGTAGCTACAGATAGCGCA GTCTATGCTGAGGGATCGGCTCGGCCTACAGGAGGAGCAGCTGCTATTGCTATGTTGATAGGACCCAATTCTCCAATGGCATTTGAGAGCAAATACAGGGGAACCCACATGGGTCATGCATATGACTTCTATAAGCCCAATCTTGCTAGCGAGTATCCG GTTGTAGATGGAAAGCTTTCGCAAAATTGCTATCTAATGGCACTTGACTCCTGCTACAAACGACTTTGTAACAA GTTTGAAAAGGAGGAAAAAAGACAGTTTTCTCTTTTAGATGCAGATTATGTTGCATTTCACTCTCCATACAATAAG CTTGTGCAAAAGAGCTTTGCTCGACTATTGTTCAATGATTTTTCCAGACATGCCAG TTCTGTTGGGAGGGATGTACAAGAGAAACTAGAACCCTATGCTAGCTTGTCTGAAGAAGAGAGCTACAATAGCCGTGAACTTGAAAAG GTTTCTCAGCAGGTTGCAAAGCCACTGTATGATGCAAAAGTCCAACCATCAACCTTCTTACCAAAGCTGGTGGGCAACATGTATACGGCATCTCTTTATGCAGCATTTGCCTCCATTATACATAACAAGCATAAGTCACTG GAAGGTCAAAGGGTGTTAATGTTCTCTTATGGAAGTGGTCTTGCTTCAACAATGTTCTCTCTTAAAATTCGGGAAGGTCAGCACCCTTTTACTATTGCAAACATTGCAAAAGTTATGGATCTCCAAAGCAAGCTTGATTCCCGACATGAG TTTTCCCCCGAAGATTTTGTGGACAACCTGAAGCTGATGGAGACTCGATACGGAGCGAAGGACTTCGTTTCTCATTCTCAACATAAATTTTTAAGGCCCGGGACCTTTTATTTAACCAAAGTGGATTTAATGTACCGGAGATTCTATGCTCAAAAGTTAATTAACACCAACGACAACTGTGAGAAGGAAAAGATTGCGAATGGTACTTTCCACGGTTAA